One Planctomycetia bacterium DNA segment encodes these proteins:
- a CDS encoding response regulator translates to MEKRLVFIDLAYEQDVVSASQQARQISQSLGFDTPDQVRISAIVSDVARLARQCGKGATVEIYIDDLASDFLYFRFYLPDSGTDAPATRRLDRAEELLAARRMMDEFDSQVSETATTLTFAKKHSRKGTMRSTVRVEDLQAELAKFTPRNIYQEYQAQNQELLHALSELRANQATLAQLNRELEETNRGVVALYAELEQKAESLRQAGEQKTRFYSGVSHEFRTPINSILSLSQMLLDGLDGTLGTEQTKQVSLIKKSAHNLIGWVNDLLDLAKVDAGRMVVRSTWFYVDEMMTGLRGIMRPLLVNPNVTLVFDDSPSIKLYTDEGKLAQILRNFISNALKFTDAGEVRVGSRPDAERPDWIRFFVSDTGVGLAAADHERIFEEFVQVENRLQGRSKGTGLGLALSKRFAELLGGSISVVSEPGRGSTFSVGVPIRWSALDFAELADPAEQEPSSFVELPAREEPTDVLIVDDNDAARYVLRKGLEEYGLKIIEASSGRQGLEMIDALKPKIVFLDLNMPDMHGSAVLEAVRNSERTRDVPIVIYSSQVLKDSERRDLERHVVAVLRKEEGTGLQQGRKLRDILTTVGLNDRPERRSDELAK, encoded by the coding sequence ATGGAAAAACGCTTAGTCTTCATCGATCTCGCTTACGAGCAGGATGTCGTTTCGGCGAGTCAGCAAGCCCGGCAGATCTCGCAATCGCTCGGCTTCGATACGCCCGATCAAGTCCGCATTTCGGCGATCGTCTCGGATGTGGCCCGCTTGGCGCGCCAGTGCGGCAAAGGAGCTACGGTCGAAATTTACATCGACGATCTCGCTTCGGACTTCCTTTACTTTCGCTTTTATCTTCCCGACTCAGGAACCGATGCCCCGGCGACTCGGAGATTGGACCGCGCGGAAGAACTCCTGGCCGCACGTCGCATGATGGATGAGTTCGATTCGCAGGTCTCGGAGACCGCCACGACCTTAACCTTCGCTAAGAAGCATTCTCGTAAAGGGACTATGCGCAGCACGGTGCGCGTCGAGGATCTGCAGGCCGAACTCGCGAAGTTCACTCCGCGCAACATCTATCAAGAATACCAAGCGCAGAATCAAGAGCTCCTGCACGCGCTAAGCGAGCTCCGCGCCAATCAAGCGACGTTGGCGCAGCTGAATCGAGAACTGGAAGAAACGAACCGGGGCGTCGTGGCACTCTATGCCGAGTTGGAACAAAAGGCCGAATCGCTCCGACAAGCGGGCGAACAGAAGACCCGCTTCTATTCCGGCGTCAGCCACGAATTTCGTACGCCGATCAATTCGATCCTCAGTCTTTCGCAAATGCTGCTCGATGGTCTCGACGGCACGCTCGGCACCGAGCAAACCAAGCAAGTGTCGCTGATAAAGAAGTCGGCGCATAATCTCATCGGCTGGGTCAACGACCTCCTCGACCTCGCGAAGGTCGACGCCGGGCGGATGGTCGTGCGCTCGACATGGTTCTACGTCGACGAAATGATGACCGGATTGCGCGGCATCATGCGTCCGCTGTTGGTGAATCCGAACGTCACGCTCGTCTTCGACGACTCTCCCTCGATCAAGCTTTACACCGATGAAGGCAAGCTCGCTCAGATTCTGCGTAACTTCATCTCCAACGCCTTGAAGTTCACCGACGCGGGAGAAGTGCGCGTCGGTTCCAGACCCGACGCGGAACGCCCTGATTGGATCCGCTTCTTCGTAAGCGATACGGGCGTCGGCCTCGCTGCGGCGGATCATGAACGCATCTTCGAGGAGTTCGTGCAGGTCGAGAACCGACTGCAAGGTCGCAGCAAGGGAACTGGGCTCGGCCTCGCCCTGTCGAAACGCTTCGCCGAATTGCTCGGCGGCTCGATCTCGGTCGTCAGCGAACCGGGCCGCGGCTCGACTTTCTCCGTCGGAGTTCCGATCCGCTGGAGCGCGCTCGACTTCGCCGAATTGGCGGATCCTGCGGAGCAAGAACCGAGTTCGTTCGTCGAGCTCCCGGCGAGGGAAGAGCCGACCGATGTGTTGATCGTCGATGACAACGACGCAGCTCGCTACGTGCTGCGCAAAGGACTGGAAGAATACGGACTCAAGATCATCGAAGCCTCGTCGGGCCGGCAAGGCTTGGAGATGATCGACGCCTTGAAGCCGAAGATCGTGTTTCTCGATTTGAATATGCCCGACATGCATGGCTCGGCGGTTTTAGAAGCGGTTCGCAATTCGGAACGGACGCGCGACGTGCCGATCGTGATCTACAGTTCTCAGGTTTTAAAGGATTCCGAACGGCGCGATCTGGAGCGACACGTCGTCGCCGTGCTGCGAAAAGAAGAAGGAACCGGACTCCAGCAGGGACGAAAGCTACGCGATATACTTACGACCGTCGGTTTGAACGATCGACCGGAGAGGCGGAGCGATGAACTCGCAAAATAA
- a CDS encoding SpoIIE family protein phosphatase translates to MRLPPLVIPVLEANHVGDARRRAVQFAEGLGLDGIALGNLGLIVNELSTNLVKHARDGQLLLQADGDGGLELLALDRGPGMYDVERCFEDGFSTAGSRGMGLSAIRRLASHWDIFSKPDVGTVQLVRVGNRKTFDASRAEYRVRGVSVPHPGETVCGDAWDARVSPTNITVIVADGLGHGIAAHKAASEAIRVFRSLEASTPARQLDEIHQALKATRGAAVSIASLDLISRHVTYAGIGNVVGFIATPESTQRMVSINGTLGCAAPKPREFTYALPLGAVVALYSDGLLTQTGLMAYPGLIGHDPALLAAALYRDFKRGKDDATVVVAST, encoded by the coding sequence ATGCGCCTTCCGCCGCTCGTTATTCCCGTTCTCGAAGCGAACCATGTCGGCGATGCGCGCCGACGTGCCGTGCAATTCGCCGAAGGACTCGGACTCGATGGCATAGCGCTCGGCAATCTCGGCTTGATCGTCAACGAGCTCTCGACCAATCTCGTCAAACATGCTCGCGACGGACAACTGCTCCTGCAAGCAGATGGCGACGGCGGACTCGAACTTCTCGCCCTCGATCGTGGGCCGGGAATGTACGACGTCGAGCGTTGCTTCGAGGATGGCTTCTCCACGGCCGGTAGTCGCGGCATGGGCTTGAGCGCCATTCGTCGCCTTGCCTCGCACTGGGATATCTTCAGCAAACCCGACGTGGGGACCGTGCAACTCGTTCGTGTCGGAAATCGCAAAACCTTCGATGCGAGCAGGGCGGAGTACCGCGTACGCGGGGTTTCCGTTCCGCATCCGGGAGAAACGGTTTGCGGCGATGCTTGGGACGCGCGAGTAAGTCCGACGAACATCACGGTCATCGTCGCCGACGGCCTCGGCCATGGTATCGCGGCGCATAAGGCTGCGAGCGAAGCCATCCGAGTCTTTCGTTCGTTGGAAGCAAGTACACCGGCGAGACAGCTCGACGAGATTCATCAAGCTTTGAAAGCCACGCGCGGTGCTGCCGTATCGATCGCTTCGCTTGATCTTATTTCTCGTCACGTTACTTATGCGGGGATCGGCAATGTGGTCGGTTTCATCGCTACTCCGGAATCGACGCAGCGAATGGTTTCGATCAACGGTACGCTCGGCTGCGCGGCGCCGAAGCCGCGCGAGTTCACCTATGCGCTGCCGCTCGGCGCGGTCGTCGCTCTATATTCCGACGGACTTCTCACGCAGACGGGCCTGATGGCTTATCCTGGGTTGATCGGCCATGATCCGGCGCTGCTCGCGGCCGCTTTGTATCGTGATTTCAAACGTGGCAAGGACGACGCGACGGTCGTCGTGGCGTCGACTTAG
- a CDS encoding anti-sigma regulatory factor: MTILKSEPALKSETIVIAAEMDIVKSRQAVRVASVALGFKLVDQTKIVTAASELARNTLVYGKGGKLILEVVVKDQRKGLRMIFEDQGPGIPDLKLAMTDGYTTGGGLGMGLSGAKRLVSEFDIVSRPGEGTRVVATKWM; encoded by the coding sequence ATGACGATCCTCAAGTCTGAGCCGGCACTCAAGTCGGAAACGATCGTAATCGCCGCGGAAATGGACATCGTCAAATCGCGCCAAGCAGTGCGCGTCGCGAGCGTCGCCTTGGGGTTCAAGCTCGTCGATCAGACGAAGATCGTGACGGCGGCCAGCGAGCTTGCGCGCAATACGCTCGTTTACGGCAAAGGGGGGAAGTTGATTCTCGAAGTCGTCGTCAAGGATCAGCGTAAAGGGCTCCGAATGATCTTCGAAGATCAAGGGCCCGGCATCCCCGATTTGAAACTCGCGATGACCGACGGCTACACCACCGGAGGAGGGCTTGGCATGGGGCTCAGCGGAGCCAAACGGTTGGTCAGCGAGTTCGACATCGTCTCTCGTCCCGGTGAAGGAACGCGCGTCGTCGCGACTAAGTGGATGTAA
- a CDS encoding STAS domain-containing protein: protein MERIPILQMGPFLLVTIQVDMHDQLAMTLQEDLTTRIVKSRSKGVLIDISALEMVDSFIGRMLANIASMSRILDAETLIVGMQPAVAITLVELGMSLSGVKTALNVERGMKLLQNAVHVAS, encoded by the coding sequence TTTTGCTCGTGACGATTCAGGTCGACATGCACGACCAACTCGCCATGACGCTTCAGGAAGACCTGACGACACGCATCGTCAAAAGTAGATCGAAAGGAGTTTTGATCGACATCTCGGCCTTGGAAATGGTCGACTCTTTTATCGGGCGCATGCTTGCCAACATCGCGTCGATGTCGCGCATTCTCGATGCCGAGACGCTGATCGTCGGCATGCAGCCTGCCGTCGCGATCACGCTCGTCGAGCTCGGCATGTCTCTTTCCGGAGTGAAGACGGCGCTCAATGTCGAGCGCGGGATGAAGCTCTTGCAGAATGCCGTGCATGTCGCTTCCTAG